The sequence AGCAATCGGGTCAATGTCCAGTGTCAATCAGTGTCTGACAATAACCGTAAAAGTAATGGAGATCAAATAAAATGAAACTGTTCATAGATACCGCCAACATCGCCGAGATCAAGGAAGCCGCCAGCTGGGGCATCATCGACGGCGTGACCACCAACCCCAGCCTGATCGCCAAGGAGGGCCGTGACTTTGCCACGGTGGTCAAAGAGATCTGCGCCATTGTGGACGGCCCGGTCTCGGCCGAGGTGATCAGCGAAAAGGCCCCGGACATGATCCTGGAAGCCGAGCCGCTGATAAAGATCCATCCCAACGTGGTGATCAAGATCCCCATGACCCTGGAGGGCCTAAAGGCGGTCAAGATACTGTCGGCCCGGGGCATCAAGACCCACATCACCCTGGTGTTCTCGGCCAACCAGGCCCTGCTGGCCGCCAAGGCCGGGGCCACCTTCATCAGCCCCTTCGTGGGCAGGCTGGACGACGTCTCGGAATACGGGATGGACCTGATAGAGGAGATCGTCCAGATCTACGACAATTACGATTTTGAGACCCAGATCCTGGCGGCCAGCCTAAGGACCCCGCTCCACGTGCTGGACTGCGCCAAGCTGGGGGCCCATATCGCCACCGTGCCCTTCAACGTCCTGAAAATGCTGGCCCAGCACCCGCTGACCGACGCCGGGATCAAAAAGTTTTTGGACGACTGGGCCAAGGTCAAGAAATAACATTTCGGGGTGAACGACAATGACTATGAAAAAATATCTGTTCCTTTTCATCATACCGTTGATTACGTTAGGTTGTGGCGCATATTCGTACCGTCATGGAGTAAATTATGAAATGACCGCAACCCAAGACGAGGTTCATCAAGCTTTTCCTGTCATGCTTAGTAAGTATGGATACGATAGCATTGCAGTATCGTCGGATTCATTATTGAGTGATAGCAGTATTACGTACATGGTGAAAACCGACAAGGACACGTTAAATATCCGGGCTAAACAAAATAGATTCTACACACAAAAAGGGACAATAGATCTAACGGCTTGTCATAATGAAAACAGCGGTTTATACCTGCAATCTTTACGGGAAGAAATAGCTCTTCAAAGAGGGGATACTACGCGATTATATTTGAAAAGTAAAAATAAAATTACTTTTGGGACATTGTATTTTCTCTCTCCGGTTATCGGCGAAATGTATTATGACTATAAGAACCCGCTTTTCACCAAAAGTGAGAAGGGTAATCATATTTTTGTGTCTTGTTACATTAAGGAACTCATTCCATTGCTTCCAGTATTGTTATACGCCCCGCAAGGTTCAATAAATAAGGCTAAACCGATATTTTGGTGCCTCGCAGGATTGTGGTTATTAAACCGTTTGGAAGGATTTTTCACCCCATCCCGAATAACGAATTACAATCAGTTTGTTAAGACAGGGTATGTCTTTAATAATGAAAAGAATGACCAATTTAACAGCTTGCCAATGCTTGAAAGTAAATATTTTTATTTAAAGGCAGATAGTACTAAAAAAGAGATAACATCGTCTGACGGGAGTGTGCGATAGCCATATCCTATTTCTGGCTCGGCAGAACCGGTGCGATATAATCCAAAGACAAAACAATACCGGCCAAAATCAAGCAGGTATGAATACCGAAAACATAAAGAACCAGGCCAGGCAGATCCGGCGCGACATCATCGAGATGACCCACAGCGCCGGATCGGGCCATCCCGGAGGGTCGTTATCCTCAGCCGAGATAATGGCCGTTCTTTATTTTCACACCCTGCAGCACCATCCCAAAGATCCATTGTGGGAAGGCCGGGACCGGTTCTATCTTTCCAAGGGGCACGCCTGTCCGGTGTTGTATGCTACTCTGGCCGAAGCCGGGTATTTTGACAGATCGCTTTTAAAGACCTTCCGCCATTTGGGATCACCACTGCAGGGCCACCCCCACCGCCTTAAAACGCCGGGGGTAGAGGCTTCCAGCGGTTCGCTGGGGCAGGGGCTTTCGCTGGCGGCCGGCACCGCCCTGGGACTGAAGATGGAGCAAAAACCCGGCCGGGCCTTCTGCCTGCTGGGCGACGGCGAACTGCAGGAAGGGCAGGTCTGGGAGGCGGCCATGGCGGCCGGTCACTTCAAGCTCAACAACCTCTGTGCCATAGTGGACCACAACAACCTGCAGATAGACGGGCCGGTGGAGCAGGTGATGGGGATCGAGCCCCTGGCCGACAAGTGGCGGGCCTTCCGCTGGCAGGTGATTGAGGTGGACGGCCACAACATCCAGCACCTGGTCCGGGCCTTTGACTTTGCCCGGGGCATCAAGGACAAGCCGGCGGTGATCCTGGC comes from bacterium and encodes:
- the fsa gene encoding fructose-6-phosphate aldolase, which codes for MKLFIDTANIAEIKEAASWGIIDGVTTNPSLIAKEGRDFATVVKEICAIVDGPVSAEVISEKAPDMILEAEPLIKIHPNVVIKIPMTLEGLKAVKILSARGIKTHITLVFSANQALLAAKAGATFISPFVGRLDDVSEYGMDLIEEIVQIYDNYDFETQILAASLRTPLHVLDCAKLGAHIATVPFNVLKMLAQHPLTDAGIKKFLDDWAKVKK
- a CDS encoding transketolase, translating into MNTENIKNQARQIRRDIIEMTHSAGSGHPGGSLSSAEIMAVLYFHTLQHHPKDPLWEGRDRFYLSKGHACPVLYATLAEAGYFDRSLLKTFRHLGSPLQGHPHRLKTPGVEASSGSLGQGLSLAAGTALGLKMEQKPGRAFCLLGDGELQEGQVWEAAMAAGHFKLNNLCAIVDHNNLQIDGPVEQVMGIEPLADKWRAFRWQVIEVDGHNIQHLVRAFDFARGIKDKPAVILARTVKGKGVSFMENRAEWHGRAPNKEEHDKALAELK